The DNA segment GACCGCCGGGTGATGGGGCCGCCGCTCGGCCGCGTCGATCAGTAGGGACTCCAGCGGACGCCCGGTCCAATAGCCCGCTCGCCGGTACTCCTCGGCGCGGTCTTCGGGGAACGGCACGAAGCCTTCGACGAGGTCGCTCTGTACGTGCTGGAATCCGGTGCTCATGGCGCGGAATGGGCCCCTCTGGGTAGGAGTGTTCGACTCCTTGAATATAGGATAGCCTTCCTGAAGTTAGGGCAGCCTACGTTGACTTGGAGGAAACGCGGTGGAGGCCGTTGTGACGAGCTCACAGTCCGTACGCGCCGAGGTTGCAGAACTTCTCGGTATCGACGAATCCGAACTTGATCCGAACGCCGATCTCATCGCTTCCGGCCTCGACTCCATCCGCATGATGTCACTGTCCGGCCGCTGGCGGAAACAGGGCATCGACGTGCGGTTCGCGGCGATGGCGGCAAACCCCACGGTGGCGGCGTGGGCCGAACTCGTCGGGGCACACACCGCCGCGCCCGAACCCCGAACGCCGCAGGCCCAGACCGCCGCGCAGGACCCCGACGCGCCGTTCCCGCTCGCACCGATCCAGCACGCCCTGTGGGTGGGCCGCAACGAACTCACCGAACTCGGCGGGGTCGCCGCCCACCTCTACGTCGAATTCGACGGACACGGTGTCGATCCCGAGCGGCTGAGCGCGGCGGCCGCCGCGCTGGCGAGGCGCCACCCCATGCTGCGGGTCGAGATCCTCGGCGACGGTATGCAGCGCATCAGCGACCGCACCCTGCCGGTCAAACTGGCCGACCTGCGGGACCTCGACGTCGCTGCCGCCGAGGCGCAGCTCGAGGTCATCCGCGACGCCAAATCCCACCAGCTCCTCGAGGGTGAGGTGCTCGAACTGGCGCTGACGCTGCTGCCCGGCGGACGCACCCGGCTGCACGTCGACCTCGACATGCAGGCCGCGGACGCCGTGAGCTACCGCAACTTCATGGCCGATCTCGCCGCGCTCTACCGCGGTGTGCAGTTGCCCGACCTGCAGTACACCTACCGCGAATACCGCAGTGCGCTCACGGCGACGCCGCCGCCCACCGCCGACGAGGACCGCGCGTGGTGGACCGAGCGCCTGCCCGACCTGCCCGAACCGCCTGCGCTGCCGCTGGTTCCGCGCGCCGAACAGCGCAACCCGCGCCGCGGCACCCGGCGCTGGCAGTTCCTCGACGCCCGTACCCGCGACGGCCTCTACGCGGCCGCGCGCAAACGCGGTATCACCCCGGCGATGGCGTTCGCCGCGTCCTACGCCGGGACGCTGGCCCGCTGGTCGACCAGCCGGCACTTCCTTCTCAACCTGCCGATGTTCGGCCGCGAACCGTTCCACCCCGACGTCGACAGACTGGTCGGCGACTTCTCGTCCTCGCTGATGCTCGACGTCGACTTCACCGACGCGCACACCCCGGCGCAGCGTGCGCGGGTGATGCAGGACGCGCTGCACACCTCGGCGAGCCACTCCACCTACTCGGGGCTCTCGGTGCTGCGAGACCTCAGCCGCCACAACGGCACCCCCACGCTGGCGCCGTTCGTGTTCACCAGCGCGCTCGGGCTCGGCGACCTGTTCGCCGGCGATGTCACCGACCAGTTCGGTACACCCGTCTGGCACATCTCCCAGGGGCCGCAGGTGCTGCTGGACTCGCAGGTCACTCCGTTCGACGGAGGGCTGCTCGTCAACTGGGACGTGCGCGAGGAGGCGTTCCGCCCCGGTGTCATCGACGCGATGTTCGCCCATCAGCTCGCCGAACTCGAGCGGCTCGCCACCGACGACGCGGCATGGGACGCCGTCGATCCGCCCGCGGTGCCGCCCGCCCAGCTCGCGGTGCGCGACGCGCTCACCACGACCGCCGAGCGCAGCGCCGAAGCCCTGCACGACGGCTTCTTCCGCACTGCGGCAGCCACTCCCGACGCGACGGCGGTGATCAGCTCCGCGGGCACCCTCACCTACGCCGAACTGCGCGAGCAGGTGCTGGCTGTCACCGGGGCCCTGCAGGTCGCCGGCATCAAAGCGGGGGACACCGTCGCGGTGATGGGCCCCAAGTGCGCCGACCAGGTCACCGCGCTGGTGGCCATCCACGCCGCGGGCGCGGTGTACGTGCCGATCGGCGCCGACCAGCCCGCCGACCGCGCGGAGAGCATCGTGCGGACCGCCGGGGTGCGGATGGCCCTGGCATGTGGGGAGCCGCCGACCTTCCTGCCCGCGCTGACCATCGCCGAAGCGGTGCGCGTCGGATCGCGGGCGAACGGCGTCAGCCCCGCGACGATCGCGCCCGACGAGGTCGCCTACGTCCTGTTCACCTCCGGTTCGACGGGTGAGCCCAAGGGGGTCGAGGTCACCCACGCCGCCGCGATGAACACCCTCGAATTCATCAACGACCACTTCGGAATCGGCCCCGCCGACCGCTGCCTGGCGCTGTCCACGCTCGAAGGCGACCTCTCGGTGCTCGACATCTTCGGGATGCTGCGCGCCGGCGGCTCACTCGTCGTGGTCGACGAGGCGCAGCGCCGCGACCCCGACAGCTGGGTGCGGATGATCAACGAACACCGGGTCAGCGTGCTGCACTTCATGCCGGGGTGGTTGGAGATGCTGCTCGGGGTCGGCGCCTCGCTGCCCTCGGTGCGTGTCGTGCCCACCGGCGGCGACTGGGTACGCACTGAGATGGTCCGCGAATTCCGCAGGGCCGCACCGAACGTGCGATTCGCTGGTCTGGGCGGTGCCACCGAGACCGCGACGCACAACACGATCTGCGAGCCCGGCGAACTGCCTGCGCAGTGGTCGGCCGTTCCGTTCGGCCGCCCGCTGCCCAACAACGTCTGCCGCGTCGTCGCGGCCGACGGCGCGGACTGCCCGGACTGGGTGCCCGGCGAACTGTGGGTGGGCGGCCGTGGCATCGCCCGCGGCTACCGGGGCCGCCCCGACCTGACCGCCGAACGCTTCGTCGTCCACGACGGCCGAACGTGGTACCGCACCGGCGATCTCGTCCGCTACCTGCCGGACGGGCAGATCGACTTCGTCGGCCGCGCCGACCACCGCGTCAAGATCAGCGGATACCGGATCGAACTCGGCGAGGTCGAAGCCGCACTGCGGCGCGTCACCGGAGTCGACGGGGCGGTGGCCGCCGTACTGGCGGCCCCTGGCGACGGCCGTAGCCAGCAGCTCGCGGCCGTCGTGCGCCCCTCGGACCCCCGGTTGACGGTCGAGGATGTGACCCGCCGGTTGGTCGAATTCGTACCGCCGCACATGGTTCCGAGCCACCTCACGCTCGCCGAGGCGATCCCGTTCACGGTGGGCGGCAAGATCGACCGCAAGGCCGTCGCCACGGTGCTCACCCAGAGCATGGCCGAGCGCGCCCACGACGGGTCGTCGACCTACCGCGCGCCTGCCACCGCGCTGGAGCGGGCGCTGGCCGACATCGTCGCGACCGTGCTGGACCGCGACAGCGTCGGGGCCGACGACGACTTCTTCGAACTCGGTGGCGATTCAGTGCTGGCCACCCAGACCGTGGCGCGGATCCGGGAGTGGCTCGACGCGCCGGACGTCATGGTCACCGACATCTTCGCCGCCCGCAACGTCGGCGCCCTGGCACGCCGGCTCGTCGAGAACGAGTCGGGCGGCGACCGCCTCGAAGGTGTCGCCGAGCTCTACCTCGAAGTCGCCGACATGAACTCCGCCGACGTGGCCTCGGCGCTCGATTCGACGTCGGCGCAGGCTCGATGACGGCGCAGCAGCTCGAATTCGCGCCGTGGGTGAAACGCTTCCCCGCGGCGGGTGGTTCCGCGGCGGTCGTGTTCCCCCACGCGGGCGGTGCGGCCGCAGCGTACCGCGGGCTGGCGAAAGCGTTCTCGGACACCGGAATCGACAGCTACATCGTGCAGTACCCGCAGCGCGCGGACCGGTTGCG comes from the Mycolicibacterium litorale genome and includes:
- a CDS encoding non-ribosomal peptide synthetase, which translates into the protein MEAVVTSSQSVRAEVAELLGIDESELDPNADLIASGLDSIRMMSLSGRWRKQGIDVRFAAMAANPTVAAWAELVGAHTAAPEPRTPQAQTAAQDPDAPFPLAPIQHALWVGRNELTELGGVAAHLYVEFDGHGVDPERLSAAAAALARRHPMLRVEILGDGMQRISDRTLPVKLADLRDLDVAAAEAQLEVIRDAKSHQLLEGEVLELALTLLPGGRTRLHVDLDMQAADAVSYRNFMADLAALYRGVQLPDLQYTYREYRSALTATPPPTADEDRAWWTERLPDLPEPPALPLVPRAEQRNPRRGTRRWQFLDARTRDGLYAAARKRGITPAMAFAASYAGTLARWSTSRHFLLNLPMFGREPFHPDVDRLVGDFSSSLMLDVDFTDAHTPAQRARVMQDALHTSASHSTYSGLSVLRDLSRHNGTPTLAPFVFTSALGLGDLFAGDVTDQFGTPVWHISQGPQVLLDSQVTPFDGGLLVNWDVREEAFRPGVIDAMFAHQLAELERLATDDAAWDAVDPPAVPPAQLAVRDALTTTAERSAEALHDGFFRTAAATPDATAVISSAGTLTYAELREQVLAVTGALQVAGIKAGDTVAVMGPKCADQVTALVAIHAAGAVYVPIGADQPADRAESIVRTAGVRMALACGEPPTFLPALTIAEAVRVGSRANGVSPATIAPDEVAYVLFTSGSTGEPKGVEVTHAAAMNTLEFINDHFGIGPADRCLALSTLEGDLSVLDIFGMLRAGGSLVVVDEAQRRDPDSWVRMINEHRVSVLHFMPGWLEMLLGVGASLPSVRVVPTGGDWVRTEMVREFRRAAPNVRFAGLGGATETATHNTICEPGELPAQWSAVPFGRPLPNNVCRVVAADGADCPDWVPGELWVGGRGIARGYRGRPDLTAERFVVHDGRTWYRTGDLVRYLPDGQIDFVGRADHRVKISGYRIELGEVEAALRRVTGVDGAVAAVLAAPGDGRSQQLAAVVRPSDPRLTVEDVTRRLVEFVPPHMVPSHLTLAEAIPFTVGGKIDRKAVATVLTQSMAERAHDGSSTYRAPATALERALADIVATVLDRDSVGADDDFFELGGDSVLATQTVARIREWLDAPDVMVTDIFAARNVGALARRLVENESGGDRLEGVAELYLEVADMNSADVASALDSTSAQAR